The segment CGTGAGCTCGAGGCGGACCGGCCGCGCGGTCGCGAGCGTGAGGGCGGAGCAAATGTCCTCGAGGACCATCTCCTGCTTCCCGCCGAAGCCGCCCCCGAGGCGCGGCTTGATCACGCGGATGCGTCCGATCGGGAGGCCGAGCGCCTGAGCGATCTGGCGCCGCGTGTGAAAGGGGACCTGCGTGGTGCAGATGACGACGAGACGCCCGTCGGGGTCGAGATAGGAGACGGCGGCGTGGAGCTCGAGCTGCGCGTGCTGCACGCGCTGCACTCGGTAGACGCTCTCGACGATCTCGTCCGCCGCGCCGAAGCCGGCCTCGAGATCGCGAAGCGTCACGTCGACGCTCGCGCAGAGGTTCCGCGACGGGTCGACGGCGCGCTCGATCTCCGGCTCGTCGTGGACGATCGGCGCCCCTTCCCGCATCGCCTCCTCGGGGGTGAAGACCGCGGGGAGCGTGTCGTACACGACGCGAATCTTCGCGAGCGCCTCCTCGGCGATCTCCTCGCTTTCCGCGGCGACCGCGGCGACCCGATCCCCGACATGTCGAACTTTCGAATCGAGAAGGAAGAAGTCCCAAGGAGACGGCTCCACGTAGTCCTGCCCCGCGCGCGTATAGGCGACGCGCGGAAAGCGGTCGGGCGCGCCTTCCGACCAGGCGGAAAGCCCCCGGACGTTCTCGTGCGTGAGAATCGCGTGCACGCCGGGAATCGCGCGGGCCTCGGAGACATCGATCGAGCGGATCCGCGCGTGCGCCTCAGGGCTCCCCAGAATCTTGCCGATGAGCATTCCCTTCTGCGGGAAGTCGGTGGTGAACGCGGGGACCCCGAGGACGAGCCTTCGGCCGTCCACCTTCCAGATGTTCTTTCCGACGACGTGGTGGTGTTTCCGGCTCATCGCGCCTCCTCCTTCATCCGCTCGGCCGCCTTCTGCACGGCGCGGACCGGGTTCTCGTACCCGGTGCATCGGCAGAGCGTCCCCGCGAGCGACCTTCGGATCGCCTTCTCGGACGGATCCGGATCCCGGTCGAGGAGCGCTTTCGCGGCGAGCAGCATGGCGGGCGTGCAGAATCCGCACTGCACCGCCCCTTCGTCGAGGAAGGCCTTTTGAAGTGGATGGAGCTCGCGGCCCTTCGCGAGCCCTTCCACGGTAAGAATCTCGTGTCCCTCCGCCTCGGCGGCGAGAAGAAGGCAGCTCACGATCGGCTCCCCGTCGAGGAGAACCGTGCACGTGCCGCAGTCCCCGGTCGAGCAGCCGACCTTGACGCTGAAATACCCTTCACGTCTCAACACTTCGCTCAAACGATCCCCGGGCGCGATGCGAAACGACTTCGGCTCCCCGTTGACCGTGCAATGAAGGTCGAGGTTCATCGTCCTCCTCTCCCCTCCGCGGCGGCGGCGAGCACGCGGCGGGCGAGAAGCTCGCCCATCGCCTTTCGATAGGCGGCGCTCGCGCGCTGATCGTCGATCGGGCGCGCCGCGGCCGCGGCGAGCTCCGCCGCCCTCGCGATCGTCTTCGCGTCCGGTTCCTTTCCCCTCAGGAACTCCTCGGCCTCGCGCGCGCGGAAAGGGGTCGGCGCGACCGCCCCGAGCGCGAGGCGCGCCTCGCGGCATTTCTTCCCGTCTCGATCGATGCGCGCCGCCGCGTTCACGATCGCGATGTCCCCGTCC is part of the Candidatus Eisenbacteria bacterium genome and harbors:
- a CDS encoding (2Fe-2S)-binding protein; amino-acid sequence: MNLDLHCTVNGEPKSFRIAPGDRLSEVLRREGYFSVKVGCSTGDCGTCTVLLDGEPIVSCLLLAAEAEGHEILTVEGLAKGRELHPLQKAFLDEGAVQCGFCTPAMLLAAKALLDRDPDPSEKAIRRSLAGTLCRCTGYENPVRAVQKAAERMKEEAR